One window of the Klebsiella sp. WP3-W18-ESBL-02 genome contains the following:
- the ilvB gene encoding acetolactate synthase large subunit, with the protein MAISGTTSKTTRFTGAQLIVHLLERQGITMVTGIPGGTVLPLYDALSQSTQIRHILARHEQGAGFIAQGMARTHGKPAVCMACSGPGATNLVTAIADARLDSIPLVCITGQVASSLIGTDAFQEVDTYGISIPITKHNYLVRNINELPKVIADAFRIAQSGRPGPVWIDIPKDVQTAEIDISELPEPGGRAATPEFSAESVSEAAAMINAAQRPVLYLGGGVINAPERVRELAEKANLPTTMTLMALGMLPKAHPLSLGMLGMHGARSTNFILQQSDLLVVLGARFDDRATGKVAEFCPNAKIIHVDIDRAELGKIKQAHVAIQADVDDVLAQLLPQIDAQPRAEWRGKVAELQQEFPGAIPQAGDPLSHYGLINAVAACVDDSAIITTDVGQHQMWTAQAYPLNRPRQWLTSGGLGTMGFGLPAAIGAALANPDKKVLCFSGDGSLMMNIQEMATAAENQLDVKIILMNNQALGLVHQQQSLFYKQGVFAATYPGMINFMQIAAGFGLETCDLNNETDPQAALQAIINRPGPALIHVRIDAEEKVYPMVPPGAANSEMVGE; encoded by the coding sequence ATGGCAATTTCGGGCACCACATCAAAGACCACGCGTTTTACCGGCGCGCAATTAATCGTTCATTTACTGGAACGCCAGGGTATTACCATGGTCACCGGCATTCCCGGCGGCACGGTTCTGCCGCTGTATGACGCCTTGAGCCAAAGCACCCAGATCCGTCATATTCTGGCGCGACACGAGCAGGGCGCAGGCTTTATTGCCCAGGGCATGGCGCGTACCCACGGCAAACCGGCGGTATGCATGGCCTGTAGCGGGCCGGGCGCGACCAACCTGGTTACCGCCATTGCCGATGCGCGTCTCGACTCCATCCCGCTGGTGTGTATCACCGGCCAGGTGGCCTCCTCGTTAATCGGTACCGACGCGTTTCAGGAAGTCGACACCTACGGCATCTCTATCCCCATCACTAAACACAACTACTTAGTCCGCAACATCAATGAATTACCGAAGGTTATTGCTGATGCTTTCCGGATTGCACAGTCTGGCCGCCCAGGCCCGGTGTGGATAGACATTCCTAAGGACGTTCAGACCGCGGAAATCGATATCAGCGAATTGCCAGAGCCCGGCGGCCGCGCGGCAACGCCGGAATTCAGCGCAGAGAGCGTGAGCGAAGCGGCAGCGATGATCAACGCCGCACAGCGTCCGGTGCTCTATCTGGGCGGCGGCGTTATCAACGCGCCGGAACGCGTTCGCGAGCTGGCGGAAAAAGCCAACCTGCCCACCACCATGACCCTGATGGCGCTGGGCATGCTGCCAAAAGCCCACCCGCTGTCATTAGGTATGCTGGGAATGCACGGTGCGCGCAGTACTAACTTTATTCTGCAACAGTCTGATTTACTGGTTGTTTTAGGTGCGCGTTTTGATGACCGGGCGACGGGTAAAGTGGCTGAATTCTGCCCGAATGCGAAGATTATCCACGTTGATATCGACCGCGCCGAGCTGGGTAAAATCAAACAGGCGCACGTGGCGATTCAGGCCGACGTTGACGACGTACTGGCGCAGCTGCTGCCGCAAATTGACGCCCAGCCGCGCGCTGAATGGCGCGGCAAAGTGGCGGAATTGCAACAAGAGTTCCCGGGGGCGATTCCTCAAGCGGGCGACCCGCTCAGCCATTACGGCCTGATCAACGCCGTTGCCGCCTGCGTGGACGACAGCGCGATTATCACCACCGACGTGGGCCAGCATCAGATGTGGACGGCGCAGGCTTACCCGCTGAACCGTCCGCGCCAGTGGCTGACCTCCGGCGGCCTCGGCACCATGGGCTTTGGCCTGCCTGCGGCCATCGGCGCGGCGCTGGCGAACCCGGACAAAAAAGTGCTGTGCTTCTCCGGTGACGGCAGCCTGATGATGAACATTCAGGAGATGGCGACCGCGGCGGAAAATCAGCTGGATGTGAAAATCATCCTGATGAACAACCAGGCGCTGGGTCTGGTACACCAGCAGCAGAGCCTGTTCTACAAACAGGGCGTATTTGCCGCCACCTACCCAGGCATGATTAACTTTATGCAGATTGCCGCCGGTTTCGGTCTGGAAACCTGCGATTTAAACAATGAAACAGACCCGCAGGCGGCGCTGCAGGCGATTATCAATCGCCCGGGCCCGGCGTTGATTCACGTGCGAATCGATGCAGAAGAAAAGGTGTATCCGATGGTGCCTCCGGGTGCGGCAAATAGCGAAATGGTGGGGGAATAA
- the ilvN gene encoding acetolactate synthase small subunit, with amino-acid sequence MQKQTHDNVILELTVRNHPGVMTHVCGLFARRAFNVEGILCLPIHGSDHSRIWLLVNDDQRLEQMMSQIDKLEDVVKVARNQSDPSMFNKISVFFE; translated from the coding sequence ATGCAAAAACAAACTCATGACAACGTTATCCTGGAACTCACCGTGCGCAACCACCCGGGCGTAATGACTCACGTCTGCGGGCTCTTTGCTCGCCGAGCGTTCAACGTCGAAGGCATCCTATGCCTACCGATTCACGGCAGCGACCATAGCCGCATCTGGCTGTTGGTGAACGACGATCAGCGCCTTGAGCAGATGATGAGCCAGATCGACAAGCTGGAAGATGTGGTGAAAGTGGCGCGAAATCAGTCCGACCCGTCGATGTTTAACAAAATCAGCGTCTTCTTCGAGTAA
- the ivbL gene encoding ilvB operon leader peptide IvbL: MTPSMLTSTLLKTALPAAVVVVRVVVVVGNAP, translated from the coding sequence ATGACCCCATCAATGCTGACTTCGACCCTACTAAAAACCGCGCTACCAGCCGCGGTGGTCGTCGTGCGTGTGGTGGTGGTCGTCGGCAATGCGCCGTAG
- a CDS encoding MFS transporter has translation MFQFLKAPANAPRITDKQEVDAQYRYWRRHILLTIWLGYALFYFTRKSFNAAVPEILTTGVLTRSDIGLLATLFYITYGLSKFISGIVSDRSNARYFMGIGLIATGVVNILFGFSTSLWAFALLWALNAFFQGWGAPVCARLLTAWYSRNERGGWWAIWNTAHNVGGALIPIVMGAAALHYGWRAGMTIAGTMAIVVGLFLCWRLRDRPQAIGLPPIGDWRHDELEIAQQQEGAGLTRKEIFTRYVLLNPYIWLLSLCYVLVYVVRAAINDWGNLYMSETLGVDLVTANTAVTMFELGGFIGALVAGWGSDKLFNGNRGPMNLIFAAGILLSVGSLWLMPFASYVMQAACFFTTGFFVFGPQMLIGMAAAECSHKEAAGAATGFVGLFAYLGASLSGWPLAKVMEVWHWTGFFVVIAIAAGISALLLLPFLNAQAPREA, from the coding sequence ATGTTTCAATTTCTCAAGGCGCCGGCTAATGCCCCGCGCATCACCGACAAGCAGGAAGTGGATGCCCAGTACCGCTACTGGCGGCGGCATATCCTGCTGACCATCTGGCTTGGCTACGCGCTGTTTTACTTCACCCGTAAAAGCTTCAACGCCGCGGTGCCGGAAATTCTCACCACCGGCGTGCTGACCCGCAGCGATATTGGCCTGCTGGCGACGCTGTTTTACATCACCTACGGGCTGTCGAAGTTTATCTCGGGCATCGTCAGCGACCGCTCCAACGCCCGCTATTTTATGGGGATCGGGCTGATTGCCACCGGGGTGGTCAATATTCTGTTCGGCTTCTCCACTTCGTTATGGGCCTTTGCCCTGCTGTGGGCGCTGAACGCCTTCTTCCAGGGCTGGGGCGCGCCGGTCTGCGCCCGCCTGCTCACCGCCTGGTACTCGCGCAACGAGCGCGGCGGCTGGTGGGCCATCTGGAATACCGCGCACAACGTCGGCGGGGCGCTGATCCCTATCGTGATGGGCGCGGCGGCGCTGCACTACGGCTGGCGTGCGGGGATGACCATCGCGGGAACCATGGCGATTGTGGTCGGCCTGTTCCTCTGCTGGCGACTGCGCGACCGTCCACAGGCCATTGGTCTGCCGCCGATTGGCGACTGGCGGCACGACGAACTGGAGATAGCCCAACAGCAGGAAGGGGCTGGGCTGACGCGTAAAGAGATCTTCACCCGCTACGTGCTGCTCAACCCTTACATCTGGCTGCTGTCGCTGTGCTATGTGCTGGTGTACGTGGTGCGCGCGGCGATCAACGATTGGGGCAATTTATACATGTCCGAGACGCTGGGCGTCGATCTGGTGACGGCGAATACCGCAGTGACCATGTTTGAGCTAGGCGGTTTCATCGGCGCGCTGGTGGCGGGCTGGGGCTCGGACAAACTGTTTAATGGTAACCGTGGGCCGATGAACCTGATCTTCGCCGCCGGGATTTTGCTCTCGGTGGGCTCGCTGTGGCTGATGCCGTTTGCCAGCTACGTCATGCAGGCGGCGTGCTTCTTCACCACCGGCTTCTTCGTCTTCGGCCCGCAGATGCTGATCGGCATGGCGGCGGCGGAGTGCTCGCACAAAGAGGCGGCGGGCGCCGCCACCGGTTTCGTCGGGCTGTTTGCCTACCTTGGCGCGTCGCTTTCCGGCTGGCCGCTGGCGAAGGTGATGGAAGTGTGGCACTGGACGGGCTTTTTCGTGGTGATTGCCATTGCGGCGGGCATCTCCGCGCTGCTGCTGCTGCCGTTCTTAAACGCCCAGGCGCCGCGAGAAGCGTGA
- a CDS encoding DMT family transporter: MTLSVFCILLFAALLHASWNAIVKAGNDKLYSAIGVTGSAALIALLLLPFAPTPSAASVPFMIASTVLQVIYTVLVARTYQIADMSQTYPLMRGTAPLLVATISVLCLGDHLSPLAWGGIAVICSAILAMAFNGRSGSQAGIVLSLLNACIIASYTLIDGTGVRLSGTALGYTLWSFFLNGSSLLCWAIIARRREAARYLATHWKKGILGGMGTMGSYGLALWAMTQAPLAVVAALRESSILFGALIAWLLLKERVAGLRMVAACGIAAGAILLRLS, translated from the coding sequence ATGACGCTCTCTGTTTTCTGCATTTTGCTATTTGCCGCACTTTTGCACGCGAGCTGGAACGCCATCGTTAAGGCGGGAAACGATAAACTCTATTCGGCTATCGGCGTCACCGGCTCCGCTGCGCTTATCGCGCTGCTGCTTTTACCCTTCGCCCCAACGCCCTCGGCGGCCAGCGTGCCGTTTATGATCGCCTCTACCGTTTTGCAGGTGATTTACACCGTGCTGGTCGCGCGTACCTATCAGATTGCCGACATGAGCCAGACCTACCCGCTGATGCGCGGCACCGCGCCGCTTCTGGTGGCCACCATCAGCGTGCTGTGTCTTGGCGACCACCTTTCTCCGTTGGCCTGGGGCGGTATTGCGGTCATCTGTTCGGCCATTCTGGCGATGGCCTTCAACGGCCGCTCGGGGTCTCAGGCGGGTATTGTGTTGTCGTTGCTCAACGCCTGTATCATTGCGAGCTACACCCTGATTGACGGCACCGGCGTGCGGCTTTCCGGCACCGCGCTGGGCTATACGCTGTGGTCGTTTTTCCTCAACGGTTCCAGCCTGCTGTGCTGGGCAATAATCGCCCGCCGCCGTGAAGCCGCACGCTATCTGGCAACGCACTGGAAAAAAGGCATTTTAGGCGGCATGGGAACGATGGGCTCCTACGGCCTGGCGCTGTGGGCGATGACCCAGGCCCCGCTAGCGGTGGTCGCCGCGCTACGTGAAAGCTCAATTTTGTTCGGCGCGCTGATTGCCTGGCTGCTGCTCAAAGAGCGGGTCGCCGGGCTGCGCATGGTCGCCGCCTGCGGGATTGCCGCTGGCGCTATCCTGCTGCGGCTGTCCTGA
- a CDS encoding LysR family transcriptional regulator: MKPDLRTLDLNLLKTLDALLDERSVTRAATRLSLTQPAVSGMLTRLRDNFNDPLFIRAPHGMVPTLRAQQLAPAVKQILRDIDTLLQPARFDPLTASFTFTLAATDYALKAVVVPFIAALKVRAPGIRVRVIPVEPERLTAQFEQGKIDLALLTPSTTPGDLHSRTLYDERYVCMLRADHPDAQQPLSLDRFCALEHILVSYEGESFWGVTDDALAKVGRQRRIGLSVSSFLVLPEVLAVSEMIAVVPSRLASARASICVQDPPVAIHGFTKSMAWHERTHRDPAQQWLRELLHETSQQA, from the coding sequence ATGAAACCGGATCTCAGAACGCTTGACCTCAACCTGCTGAAAACGCTGGATGCGCTGCTGGATGAACGCAGCGTGACCCGCGCGGCGACAAGGCTGTCGCTCACCCAGCCCGCCGTCAGCGGTATGTTGACCCGGCTGCGGGATAACTTTAACGATCCGCTGTTTATCCGCGCCCCGCACGGTATGGTGCCCACGCTGCGCGCCCAGCAGCTAGCGCCCGCGGTAAAGCAAATTCTTCGTGATATCGACACGCTGTTACAGCCAGCCCGCTTCGATCCGCTGACCGCCAGCTTCACCTTTACCCTCGCCGCCACCGATTACGCGCTGAAAGCGGTAGTCGTGCCATTTATCGCCGCGTTGAAAGTCCGCGCGCCGGGGATTCGTGTGCGGGTCATTCCGGTTGAGCCGGAGCGGCTGACCGCACAGTTTGAGCAGGGGAAAATCGACCTCGCGCTGCTGACCCCCAGCACCACGCCGGGCGATCTGCACAGCCGTACACTGTATGATGAACGCTATGTCTGTATGCTCCGCGCCGACCACCCCGATGCACAGCAGCCGTTAAGCCTCGACCGCTTCTGCGCGCTGGAACATATTCTGGTCTCTTACGAAGGCGAGAGTTTCTGGGGCGTGACCGACGACGCGCTGGCGAAAGTGGGCCGTCAGCGGCGGATTGGGCTGTCGGTAAGCAGCTTCCTGGTGCTGCCGGAAGTGCTGGCCGTCAGCGAAATGATTGCCGTCGTGCCGAGCCGTCTTGCCAGCGCGCGCGCGTCAATCTGCGTGCAGGATCCGCCGGTGGCGATTCACGGCTTTACCAAAAGCATGGCCTGGCATGAGCGTACGCATCGCGACCCGGCGCAGCAGTGGCTGCGTGAATTGCTGCATGAGACCAGCCAGCAGGCATAA
- the uhpB gene encoding signal transduction histidine-protein kinase/phosphatase UhpB: MNALFSRLITVVACFFIFSAAWFCLWSISLHLVERPELAVLLFPFGLRLGLMLQCPRGYWPVLVGAECLLVYWLAQEVALAHLPILMIGSFLTLLPVTLISRYRHQRDWRTLLLQGAALTAAALLQSLPWLGQGETAWTALLLTLTGGLTLAPICLVFWHYLTSTTWLPLGPALVSQPVNWRGRHLVWYLLLFTVSLWLQLGLPAELSRFTPFCLALPIIALAWHYGWQGALIATLMNAIALIASQTWHDHPVDLLLSLLAQSLTGLLLGAGIQRLRELNQSLQNELARNHRLAERLLETEESVRRDVARELHDDIGQTITAIRTQAGIVQRLAPENAGVKQSRAHIEQLSLGVYDAVRRLLGRLRPRQLDDLSLEQAIRSLMREMELESRGIVSHLDWRIDESTLSESQRVTLFRVCQEGLNNIVKHANASAVTLQGWQQDERLMLVMEDDGSGLPPGSNQQGFGLTGMRERVTALGGSLTISCMHGTRVSVSLPLRYV, translated from the coding sequence ATGAACGCACTTTTCTCCCGGCTGATCACCGTTGTCGCCTGCTTTTTTATTTTCTCCGCCGCCTGGTTTTGCCTGTGGAGTATCAGCCTTCACCTGGTTGAGCGCCCGGAGCTGGCGGTACTGCTGTTCCCGTTTGGTCTCAGGCTAGGGCTGATGCTGCAATGTCCGCGCGGCTACTGGCCGGTGCTGGTGGGCGCTGAGTGTCTGCTGGTCTACTGGCTGGCGCAGGAGGTGGCGCTGGCGCATCTGCCTATTTTGATGATCGGTAGTTTCCTCACGCTGCTGCCGGTGACGCTGATCTCGCGCTACCGCCATCAACGCGATTGGCGAACATTGTTGTTACAGGGCGCGGCGCTCACGGCGGCAGCGCTGCTGCAATCGCTGCCCTGGCTGGGGCAAGGGGAAACCGCATGGACCGCGCTGCTGCTGACCCTCACCGGCGGGCTGACGCTGGCCCCTATCTGCCTCGTGTTCTGGCACTACCTCACCAGCACCACCTGGCTGCCGCTTGGCCCGGCGCTGGTGTCGCAGCCGGTGAACTGGCGCGGGCGGCATCTGGTCTGGTATCTGCTGCTGTTTACCGTCAGCCTGTGGCTACAGCTCGGTTTGCCCGCAGAACTCTCGCGCTTTACCCCGTTTTGTCTCGCTTTACCGATTATCGCGCTGGCCTGGCACTACGGCTGGCAGGGGGCGCTGATCGCCACCCTGATGAACGCCATCGCCCTGATTGCCAGCCAGACCTGGCACGATCACCCCGTTGATTTATTGCTTTCGCTGCTGGCGCAAAGCCTGACCGGGCTGCTGCTCGGCGCGGGCATCCAGCGACTGCGCGAGCTAAACCAGTCGCTGCAAAACGAACTGGCGCGCAACCACCGGCTGGCGGAACGCCTGCTGGAAACCGAAGAGAGCGTGCGGCGCGACGTGGCGCGTGAGCTGCATGACGATATCGGCCAGACCATCACCGCCATTCGCACCCAGGCGGGCATCGTCCAGCGGTTGGCGCCTGAAAACGCGGGTGTGAAGCAGAGCAGGGCGCATATTGAGCAGCTGTCGCTGGGCGTTTACGACGCCGTACGCCGCCTGCTGGGTCGGCTGCGCCCGCGCCAGCTCGATGACCTCTCGCTGGAACAGGCCATTCGCTCGCTGATGCGCGAAATGGAGCTGGAAAGCCGGGGCATCGTCAGCCACCTCGACTGGCGAATTGATGAATCAACGCTGAGCGAAAGCCAACGGGTAACGCTGTTCCGCGTCTGCCAGGAAGGGCTCAACAACATTGTGAAGCACGCGAACGCCAGCGCGGTGACGCTACAGGGCTGGCAGCAGGATGAACGGCTGATGCTGGTGATGGAAGATGACGGCAGCGGCCTGCCGCCGGGGTCGAATCAACAGGGCTTTGGCCTCACCGGCATGCGCGAACGCGTGACCGCGCTCGGCGGCTCGCTCACGATTTCCTGCATGCACGGCACGCGGGTCAGCGTCTCTTTGCCTCTGCGCTACGTGTAA
- the uhpA gene encoding transcriptional regulator UhpA has protein sequence MITIALIDDHTIVRSGFAQLLGLEADLQVVAEFGSGREALAGLPGRGVQVCICDISMPDISGLELLSQLPKGMAIIMLSVHDSPALVEQALNAGARGFLSKRCSPDELIAAVHTVATGGCYLTPDIAVKLAAGRQDPLTKRERQVAEKLAQGMAVKEIAAELGLSPKTVHVHRANLMEKLGVSNDVELARRMFDGWQ, from the coding sequence ATGATCACCATCGCCCTTATCGACGACCACACTATCGTCCGCTCCGGCTTTGCCCAACTGCTGGGGCTCGAAGCTGATTTGCAGGTCGTCGCCGAATTCGGTTCAGGGCGCGAGGCGCTGGCTGGGTTGCCGGGGCGCGGCGTGCAGGTGTGTATCTGTGATATCTCAATGCCGGATATCTCCGGTCTTGAACTGTTAAGCCAGTTGCCAAAAGGCATGGCGATTATCATGCTCTCCGTCCACGACAGCCCGGCGCTGGTGGAACAGGCGCTTAACGCAGGCGCACGCGGCTTCCTTTCCAAACGCTGTAGTCCGGATGAACTGATTGCCGCCGTGCATACTGTAGCAACCGGCGGCTGTTATTTGACGCCGGACATCGCCGTCAAGCTGGCGGCCGGGCGTCAGGACCCGCTGACCAAACGCGAACGCCAGGTGGCGGAAAAGCTGGCGCAGGGGATGGCGGTCAAAGAGATTGCCGCCGAACTGGGCCTGTCGCCGAAAACGGTACACGTCCACCGCGCTAACCTGATGGAAAAGTTGGGCGTCAGCAACGACGTTGAGCTGGCGCGCCGCATGTTTGATGGCTGGCAATGA
- a CDS encoding DUF1198 domain-containing protein, translating to MIWLILATLAVVFVVGFRILTSSSRRAIRRLSERLAITPEPVESMIDQLGKAQGEEFLRYLERPNEAHLQNAAQMLLIWQVCIVDGSEANMQGWHRRLQKARLAAPITDAQIRLALSFLRELEPDMSELNAFQCRYNALFHDENGVHWLH from the coding sequence ATGATCTGGTTAATTCTGGCCACCCTGGCGGTGGTATTTGTTGTCGGATTTCGGATCCTGACCTCCAGTTCACGACGGGCCATCCGCCGTCTGAGTGAGCGACTGGCGATCACGCCAGAGCCGGTCGAATCGATGATCGACCAGCTAGGGAAAGCGCAGGGCGAAGAGTTTTTACGTTATCTGGAGCGCCCGAACGAAGCCCATTTGCAGAATGCGGCGCAGATGCTGCTGATCTGGCAGGTGTGCATCGTTGATGGCAGCGAAGCCAATATGCAGGGATGGCACCGTCGGCTGCAAAAGGCCCGCCTGGCCGCGCCGATCACCGATGCCCAGATACGGCTGGCGCTGAGCTTTTTACGCGAGCTGGAGCCGGATATGAGCGAGCTGAATGCCTTCCAGTGTCGCTACAACGCCCTGTTCCACGATGAAAACGGCGTCCACTGGCTGCATTGA
- the emrD gene encoding multidrug efflux MFS transporter EmrD, whose translation MKRDRNVNILVMLVLLVAVGQMAQTIYIPAIAQMASDLNVREGAVQSVMAAYLLTYGVSQLFYGPLSDRVGRRPVILTGMSIFMLATLVAVTTHSLTVLIAASALQGMGTGVGGVMARTLPRDLYEGSQLRHANSLLNMGILVSPLLAPLIGGVLETLINWRACYGFLLVLCAGVTFSMARWMPETRPTGAPKTRLISNYKTLFGNSGFNCYLLMLIGGLAGIAVFEASSGVLMGGVLGLSSMTVSILFILPIPAAFFGAWFAGRPKKRFPTMMWQSVVSCLLAGLMMWIPGLLGVMNIWTLLVPAALFFFGAGMLFPLATSGAMEPFPFLAGTAGALVGGLQNIGSGVLAWLSAMMPQTGQASIGLLMTLMGLLIFLCWLPLASRFAHQGQAV comes from the coding sequence ATGAAAAGAGATAGAAACGTCAACATCCTGGTGATGCTGGTGCTGCTTGTGGCCGTCGGTCAGATGGCGCAAACCATATACATCCCCGCCATTGCCCAGATGGCGAGCGATCTGAACGTTCGCGAAGGCGCAGTGCAGAGCGTAATGGCCGCGTATCTGTTGACCTACGGCGTTTCGCAGCTGTTTTACGGCCCGCTGTCCGACCGCGTGGGCCGCCGCCCGGTGATCCTCACCGGGATGTCGATTTTTATGCTGGCGACTCTGGTTGCCGTGACAACCCATAGCCTGACGGTGCTGATTGCCGCCAGCGCCCTACAGGGTATGGGAACCGGAGTTGGCGGCGTAATGGCGCGAACGCTGCCGCGCGATCTGTACGAGGGCAGCCAGCTTCGCCACGCCAACAGTCTGTTAAATATGGGTATTCTGGTGAGCCCGCTGCTGGCGCCGCTGATTGGCGGCGTGCTGGAGACACTCATCAACTGGCGCGCCTGCTATGGTTTCCTGCTGGTGCTCTGCGCAGGTGTCACTTTCAGCATGGCGCGCTGGATGCCGGAAACGCGCCCGACCGGCGCACCGAAAACCCGGCTTATCAGCAACTACAAAACGCTGTTCGGTAATAGCGGCTTTAACTGCTACCTGCTGATGCTGATTGGCGGCCTGGCCGGTATTGCGGTATTTGAAGCCAGCTCCGGCGTGCTAATGGGCGGCGTGCTGGGCTTGAGCAGTATGACGGTTAGTATCCTGTTTATTCTGCCGATTCCGGCCGCATTCTTCGGCGCCTGGTTTGCCGGACGGCCGAAAAAACGCTTCCCGACCATGATGTGGCAATCGGTGGTGAGCTGCCTGCTGGCGGGTCTGATGATGTGGATTCCGGGGCTATTAGGCGTGATGAATATCTGGACGCTGCTGGTGCCCGCCGCGTTGTTCTTCTTCGGCGCAGGTATGCTGTTCCCGCTGGCCACCAGCGGTGCAATGGAGCCCTTCCCGTTCCTCGCCGGTACCGCCGGGGCGCTGGTTGGCGGCCTGCAAAATATCGGCTCCGGCGTGCTGGCCTGGCTGTCGGCGATGATGCCGCAAACCGGTCAGGCCAGCATCGGGCTGCTGATGACGCTGATGGGGCTGCTGATTTTCCTCTGCTGGCTGCCGCTGGCGTCGCGCTTTGCGCATCAGGGTCAGGCGGTGTAA
- the uhpT gene encoding hexose-6-phosphate:phosphate antiporter, with the protein MLAFLNQVRKPTLDLPLDVRRKMWFKPFMQSYLVVFIGYLTMYLIRKNFNIAQNDMISTYGLSMTQLGMIGLGFSITYGVGKTLVSYYADGKNTKQFLPFMLILSAICMLGFSASMGAGSTSLFLMIAFYALSGFFQSTGGSCSYSTITKWTPRRKRGSYLGMWNISHNLGGAGAAGVALFGANYLFDGHVIGMFIFPSIIALVVGFIGLRYGSDSPESYGLGKAEELFGEEISEEDKETEENEMTKWQIFVEYVLKNKVIWLLCFSNIFLYVVRIGIDQWSTVYAFQELKLSKEVAIQGFTLFEVGALVGTLLWGWLSDLANGRRALVACVALALIIATLGVYQHASNQYVYLASLFALGFLVFGPQLLIGVAAVGFVPKKAIGAADGIKGTFAYLIGDSFAKLGLGMIADGTPIFGLTGWAGTFAALDTAAIGCICLMAIVAIFEERKIRREKKIQQLKMA; encoded by the coding sequence ATGCTGGCCTTCTTAAACCAGGTGCGCAAGCCGACCCTGGATCTGCCGCTCGATGTGCGGCGCAAAATGTGGTTCAAACCGTTCATGCAGTCCTATCTGGTGGTCTTTATCGGCTACCTGACGATGTATCTGATTCGTAAGAACTTTAACATCGCGCAGAACGACATGATCTCCACCTACGGGCTGAGCATGACTCAGCTCGGTATGATTGGTCTCGGCTTCTCCATCACCTACGGCGTGGGTAAAACGCTGGTCTCCTACTATGCCGACGGTAAGAACACCAAGCAGTTCCTGCCGTTTATGCTGATTCTCTCCGCCATTTGTATGCTCGGCTTCAGCGCCAGTATGGGCGCGGGTTCGACCAGCCTGTTCCTGATGATTGCCTTCTACGCGCTGAGCGGTTTCTTCCAGAGTACCGGTGGCTCGTGTAGCTATTCGACCATCACCAAATGGACGCCGCGTCGCAAGCGCGGTTCTTACCTCGGCATGTGGAACATCTCCCACAACCTCGGCGGCGCGGGTGCGGCAGGCGTGGCGCTGTTTGGCGCCAACTACCTGTTCGACGGTCACGTCATCGGCATGTTTATCTTCCCGTCGATTATTGCGCTGGTAGTGGGCTTTATCGGCCTGCGCTACGGTAGCGACTCCCCGGAATCTTACGGCCTCGGCAAAGCGGAAGAGCTGTTCGGTGAAGAGATCAGCGAAGAGGACAAAGAGACTGAAGAAAACGAGATGACCAAATGGCAGATCTTTGTTGAGTACGTGCTGAAAAACAAAGTGATTTGGTTGTTATGTTTCTCGAACATCTTCCTGTACGTGGTGCGTATCGGTATTGACCAGTGGTCCACCGTCTACGCCTTCCAGGAGCTGAAGCTCTCCAAAGAAGTGGCGATTCAGGGCTTTACTCTGTTTGAAGTCGGCGCGCTGGTGGGCACCCTGCTGTGGGGCTGGCTCTCCGATCTGGCCAACGGTCGTCGTGCGCTGGTGGCCTGCGTGGCGCTGGCATTGATCATTGCCACGCTCGGCGTTTATCAGCACGCCAGCAATCAGTATGTCTATCTGGCGTCGTTGTTTGCCCTCGGCTTCCTGGTCTTCGGCCCGCAGCTGTTAATCGGCGTGGCGGCAGTCGGATTTGTACCGAAAAAAGCGATCGGTGCAGCCGATGGCATCAAAGGCACCTTCGCCTACCTGATTGGCGACAGCTTTGCCAAGCTGGGTCTGGGGATGATTGCCGACGGTACGCCAATCTTCGGCCTCACCGGCTGGGCGGGCACCTTCGCCGCGCTGGATACCGCCGCTATCGGCTGTATCTGCCTGATGGCCATCGTCGCGATATTTGAAGAACGTAAAATTCGCCGCGAGAAAAAGATTCAGCAGTTAAAAATGGCGTAA